TGGGCCTGTGTTCGGGGAGTGAAGACGCATTGGGCCCAAGTCGGCCTGTGAGCACAGCTGGTTCCCGGTGCGTTGTGTGCGGcctaatgtttagtcccacctcgcccgcggCAGGCACGCCCAACCTGTTTATAAGCGCTGATGAGGCAGCCGTATCGAACTCCTCTGGTTACTTATTTGGGCTCTTATACACGGCGCTCGCTGCTCTATGCTCTCTGACCTGCGGGCCCATGTGCGCCCGGCCCCACGCATCGTGGCTCAGAACAACCCGTGTGCTGTGGGCGCAGACCTACTACGAGACTGGCTGGGGCCGGCTGCACCTGGGTGGTCAATTTTTTCTATTGTTTTTTTTCAATGTTAGGGCGTGCACGGCTTAGCAAACCATCCTTGCACTGCATTGATTAGTGTTCTGTACTGCATGTGCACGCATTCCGTACTACATGTACAGTtctcattttttgttttcatgtttTTGCACTTATGTAATCTTTTTTCAAATGTAGTGCAGTGCACTGCTTAGTAATCATACTTGTACTGCATTGATTATGTTCCTGTACTGCATGTTCATATATTTCCGCACTACATTTTTTCAATGTAGGGGCGTGCACTGCTTTGTAAACCATCTGTGCACTGCACTGATAAGGGTTCTGTACAACATGTGCATGCAGTCCGTACTACATGCACAGTTCTCATTTTTGTTTTCGTGTTTTTGCTCTTATGTAATCTTTTTTCCAATGTAGGGGAGTGCACTGCTTAGTAAATCATTCGTGTACTGCATTGATTACGTTTCTATACTGCACGTTCATATATTTTCGCACTACATATACAAATCGcatttttctttttgtgttttttctcttATCTATTCATTTTTCCAAATTTTGGGGCGTGCACTGCTTTGTTGGGTATGTGTAAACTTCATTTGACAGAGTCTGTACTGCATTGGTACACAACTTGCACTGCATGCGTCCTATTTGCACACTGCTCGAATCTAATGATACATGAGCAAACAATAGAAAAGACATTATCACAGGCATTTTGTACGACAAGTTCATCATCAGCAAACTAATTTCAACAGAAATCATTCTAACATAATCAAAGTTCATCATTACAAGCGATTCTGCATGGCAAGTAAACTAAGTTCAGCAAAAGCAAATGATCACAAGCAAACTAACGATACATAAGAAAACAACATAAAGCAAATTTGATGATAATTCTAAAACGACGCTGGCATTGTTGGCTCTTTGGTcggcaccatcttcttcttcactaGTTAGCATCTCCCCATCCCCAGCTGCTCATGGCGCGCTTCTTGGGGGGCTCCTCCTTCTCCAGCTTTGCACGGCGAAGCCCGTCCTAGGTGAGGGTGATGCGGTTCCATATCTCGTACGCTGCGTAGGCGTCCTTTACCGCGTACTCGATGTGCCTCATGGACAGAGGCAGGGTGGCCCGGCGCTTGTGCTCGTCATCGgtgatcttcttcttcatgttgttGTAGTAGTCGTCGATGAGCATGCCGGAGATGTCTCCAAGGGAGTACAACTCCTTGGTTGCCTCGGGCACCCTCCACTCCTTCTGGATGTCGACGAAGTTGGCGACTTCCAGATTGACGCACTCTAGCCTGGTTTCGTCGCCGTCGATGGAGAAGCCTGCAAAGGTGTACCTGGGGTCGGCGAGGAAGTTGTCGAAGACGGTGCACCTTTCTGCGGCGCTCAGTTGGAAGAGCAGCACCGGGTGTTTCTTGCCGATGGAGAGTTGGCAGAGGGCTGGTTTCTGCGTCGCTTCAGGCTCGTTGTTGTACTCGAGATCAATGTCGACGATCTTGTGGCGGTGGAAGCTGAGGTGGCGCTCGTACTGCGCGAGGGTGATCGCCATCTGCTTCTTGTCGTTTGTGTGGATGACGTGCAACTTGGTGTTGCCGTGGGCCTCCACGTCCTTGTACTCGTCGGCGAACGCCATCGCCGGTAGTAGGGCTTGGTGTCTTGCGTGGAGATGGTTGTGATGGAGCGATTTGGTGGCAACGCAATGGATACTTGTGCTGTTGTGGAGGAGAAGGCCTATGGTAGGGGTCTGAATTTAAGAGGAGGGCGCGGTGTGGGATGGCCGCATCGGATGGACTGCACGAtctcggtgatgatgcggtttgTGCAGATCGTGGGTTGGTGTTGCGTCTGTGATT
This sequence is a window from Aegilops tauschii subsp. strangulata cultivar AL8/78 chromosome 7, Aet v6.0, whole genome shotgun sequence. Protein-coding genes within it:
- the LOC141026955 gene encoding uncharacterized protein; its protein translation is MAFADEYKDVEAHGNTKLHVIHTNDKKQMAITLAQYERHLSFHRHKIVDIDLEYNNEPEATQKPALCQLSIGKKHPVLLFQLSAAERCTVFDNFLADPRYTFAGFSIDGDETRLECVNLEVANFVDIQKEWRVPEATKELYSLGDISGMLIDDYYNNMKKKITDDEHKRRATLPLSMRHIEYAVKDAYAAYEIWNRITLT